A part of Streptomyces sp. NBC_01210 genomic DNA contains:
- the ehuD gene encoding ectoine/hydroxyectoine ABC transporter permease subunit EhuD translates to MTWDWSAVADFMPRFWDGVLVTLQILVLGSLISFTLGLVWAIGFRAPTRFVRWPVNVFTEFIRTTPLLVQLFFLYFVLPEWGVQFSALTTGTIAIGLHYSTYTAQVYRAGIEAVPAGQWEAAKALSLPAHRTWFAVILPQAIRRITPALGNYVIAMLKDTPLLAAIGVLEMLQQSRLESAATFQYTEPLTVIGIAFILIAYPASLLVRALERRLVS, encoded by the coding sequence GTGACCTGGGACTGGTCCGCGGTCGCGGACTTCATGCCGCGCTTCTGGGACGGCGTGCTCGTCACGCTGCAGATCCTGGTGCTCGGCTCGCTGATCTCCTTCACGCTCGGCCTGGTCTGGGCGATCGGTTTCAGGGCGCCGACCCGTTTCGTACGGTGGCCGGTGAACGTCTTCACGGAGTTCATCCGCACCACCCCACTGCTGGTGCAGCTCTTCTTCCTCTACTTCGTACTGCCGGAGTGGGGCGTGCAGTTCTCGGCGCTGACCACCGGCACGATCGCGATCGGGCTGCACTACTCGACGTACACCGCACAGGTCTACCGGGCCGGTATCGAAGCCGTGCCGGCCGGTCAGTGGGAGGCGGCGAAGGCGCTGAGCCTGCCCGCCCACCGCACCTGGTTCGCGGTGATTCTGCCGCAGGCGATCCGGCGCATCACTCCGGCCCTCGGCAACTACGTCATCGCGATGCTGAAGGACACACCGCTTCTCGCCGCGATCGGCGTACTGGAGATGCTGCAGCAGTCCCGGCTGGAGAGCGCCGCGACGTTCCAGTACACCGAGCCGCTGACCGTGATCGGCATCGCCTTCATCCTCATCGCCTACCCGGCTTCTCTTCTCGTACGAGCCCTGGAGCGCCGCCTTGTCTCCTGA
- a CDS encoding amino acid ABC transporter ATP-binding protein — protein sequence MSPDSTPDTTTLDTTTPGTSGELIRFENVTKNFGDNTVLDDLCFSVKPGKHVTLIGPSGSGKTTILRLLMTLESPDRGTIRVNGQRLFPAAEKERREARKQIGMVFQQFNLFPNMTALRNITEAPVRVLGMSKDEAEERAKGLLDLVGLGDRCDAKPTQLSGGQQQRVAIARALAMRPQVLLLDEVTSALDPELVAGVLDVLRDIARSTDITMLCVTHEMNFARDISDEVLMFDSGKVIESGSPEKIFSEPEHERTREFLGAVL from the coding sequence TTGTCTCCTGACAGCACCCCCGACACCACGACCCTCGACACCACGACCCCCGGCACGTCCGGTGAGCTGATCCGCTTCGAGAATGTGACGAAGAACTTCGGCGACAACACCGTGCTGGACGACCTCTGTTTCTCGGTGAAGCCCGGTAAACACGTCACGCTGATCGGCCCGTCCGGCTCCGGCAAAACCACGATCCTGCGGCTGCTGATGACTCTGGAGTCGCCCGACCGGGGCACGATCCGGGTAAATGGGCAGCGCCTGTTTCCGGCCGCCGAGAAGGAACGCCGCGAGGCACGCAAGCAGATCGGCATGGTTTTCCAGCAGTTCAATCTGTTCCCGAACATGACCGCCCTGCGGAACATCACCGAGGCCCCGGTGCGGGTGCTCGGCATGTCCAAGGACGAGGCGGAGGAGCGCGCCAAGGGGCTGCTGGACCTGGTGGGTCTCGGCGACCGCTGCGACGCGAAGCCGACGCAGCTGTCGGGCGGCCAGCAGCAACGGGTGGCGATCGCCCGGGCGCTGGCGATGCGGCCGCAGGTGCTGCTCCTTGACGAGGTCACGTCGGCGCTCGACCCTGAGCTGGTAGCCGGTGTGCTGGACGTGCTGCGGGACATCGCCCGCTCCACCGACATCACAATGCTCTGCGTCACGCACGAGATGAACTTCGCCCGGGACATCTCGGACGAGGTGCTGATGTTCGACTCCGGCAAGGTCATCGAGTCCGGATCCCCGGAGAAAATCTTTTCCGAACCGGAGCACGAACGTACTCGCGAGTTTCTCGGTGCGGTGCTCTGA
- a CDS encoding IclR family transcriptional regulator, whose amino-acid sequence MALKPEPTAPFHSIQYVLRVLETISKHGGGVTDVQVARETGLPTGHLAPMLAMLRREGYVEQVTDGAYVIGDSLILLGSGVTRQQALQAKLQETLAELRDSVGAAVYISRYIDGEVKITQFADSPRTPKVNEWVDFRSAAHASAVGKCLLTQLDQNGRRDHLSRHKIARLTSRTITSEKLLFSKLDSQPPTVPMLDLQEYAVGTVCAAVPLTAGSAVGCLALSLPIEHAHRLRSAADTLNRKAAPVVLSLAI is encoded by the coding sequence GTGGCGCTGAAGCCCGAGCCGACCGCGCCGTTCCATTCCATACAGTATGTCCTGCGCGTGCTGGAAACGATCTCCAAGCACGGTGGCGGTGTCACCGATGTCCAGGTCGCGCGCGAGACAGGTCTGCCGACCGGCCACCTGGCCCCCATGCTGGCGATGCTGCGCCGCGAGGGCTATGTGGAACAGGTCACGGACGGCGCCTATGTGATCGGCGACTCACTGATCCTTTTGGGCTCCGGGGTCACCCGTCAGCAGGCACTTCAGGCGAAACTGCAGGAGACCCTCGCCGAACTGCGCGACTCGGTCGGCGCGGCGGTCTACATCAGCCGGTACATCGACGGCGAGGTGAAGATCACCCAGTTCGCCGACAGCCCACGTACGCCGAAGGTCAACGAGTGGGTGGACTTCCGCTCGGCGGCCCACGCGAGCGCCGTCGGCAAATGCCTGCTGACCCAGCTCGACCAGAACGGCCGCCGCGACCACCTGTCGCGCCACAAGATCGCCCGCCTCACCTCGCGGACGATCACCAGCGAGAAGCTGCTCTTCTCCAAGCTGGACAGCCAGCCCCCGACGGTCCCGATGCTGGACCTCCAGGAGTACGCGGTGGGCACAGTCTGCGCGGCGGTTCCACTGACGGCCGGCTCCGCAGTGGGCTGCCTGGCACTGTCCCTCCCGATCGAGCACGCCCACCGGCTGCGCTCGGCGGCGGACACGCTGAATCGCAAGGCGGCGCCGGTGGTGCTGTCGCTGGCGATCTAG
- a CDS encoding AMP-binding protein, translating into MRNAEAGTLAELVQRQWGDHRVGLSGQDFALSHHQVAAGAAARAALLVDLLPRGAEPHLGVLLDNTPEFPLWLSAAALAGAAVAGINPTRRGPELARDILHTDCRVLVTERAHLPLLDGLGLPGVRVLVTDTDNAAYAELLAPYAAAEPGDATLGPVGPGSRLLLYFTSGSTGAPKAAICTQGRLAAAGASLVRYFGVREDDVHYICMPMFHGNAVIADWAPALAGGAGVALRRRFSASGFLDDVRTYRATYFTYVGRAVQYLLATPERDDDREHRLRLGFGTEAGAVDAARFEARFGVRLVEGYGSSEGGAAIQRTPDTPAGAIGRASPEDDLAVVDPDTGKERAAAVLDAGGRLLNGSDAIGELVNRGPSPFEGYWRHPEADAARTRGGWYWTGDLFFRDADGFLYFAGRTDDRLRVDSENLAAALIENILARWPDAAGVAVYAVPDPVAGDQVMAAVALRDGVSFDPVGFGDFLASQPDLGTKMAPRFVRVLRQLPVTATNKIHRVALRREGFGNGEGSGEVWWAEPGRSGYRRLTEADRTTLLDQYGHHGRAGLLTT; encoded by the coding sequence ATGAGGAACGCGGAAGCAGGCACCCTCGCGGAGCTCGTACAGCGCCAATGGGGCGACCACCGGGTGGGGCTGAGCGGCCAGGACTTCGCACTCAGCCACCACCAGGTCGCCGCGGGCGCCGCCGCACGGGCCGCGCTCCTCGTGGATCTCCTGCCGCGCGGAGCCGAGCCGCATCTCGGGGTACTGCTCGACAACACCCCGGAGTTTCCCCTGTGGCTCAGTGCGGCGGCCCTGGCCGGGGCCGCCGTGGCGGGCATCAACCCGACCCGGCGCGGGCCCGAACTGGCCCGCGACATCCTGCACACCGACTGCCGGGTGCTGGTCACCGAACGCGCCCACCTTCCCCTCCTCGACGGGCTCGGCCTGCCGGGGGTCCGGGTGCTGGTGACCGATACCGACAACGCCGCCTACGCCGAGCTGCTCGCCCCGTACGCCGCCGCGGAACCCGGCGACGCCACGCTCGGTCCTGTCGGGCCCGGCAGTCGGCTGCTGCTCTACTTCACCTCCGGGTCGACGGGCGCGCCCAAGGCCGCGATCTGCACCCAGGGCCGGCTGGCGGCGGCGGGCGCGTCGCTGGTGCGGTACTTCGGCGTGCGCGAGGACGACGTCCACTACATCTGCATGCCGATGTTCCACGGCAACGCGGTGATCGCGGACTGGGCGCCGGCGCTCGCGGGCGGGGCGGGGGTCGCGCTGCGCCGCCGCTTCTCGGCCTCCGGATTCCTCGACGACGTACGGACGTATCGTGCGACCTACTTCACTTACGTGGGGCGGGCGGTGCAGTACCTGCTGGCCACGCCCGAACGGGACGACGACCGCGAGCACAGGCTGCGGCTCGGCTTCGGCACCGAGGCCGGCGCGGTGGACGCGGCGCGCTTCGAGGCGCGATTCGGGGTGCGGCTGGTGGAGGGCTACGGCTCCTCCGAGGGCGGCGCGGCGATCCAGCGCACCCCCGACACCCCGGCCGGCGCGATCGGCAGGGCGAGCCCGGAGGACGACCTGGCGGTGGTCGACCCCGACACGGGGAAGGAGCGGGCGGCCGCGGTACTGGACGCCGGCGGACGGCTACTCAACGGGTCGGATGCGATAGGGGAGCTGGTGAACCGGGGGCCGAGCCCGTTCGAGGGCTACTGGCGCCACCCGGAAGCGGACGCGGCCCGGACCCGCGGCGGCTGGTACTGGACGGGCGACCTCTTCTTCCGTGACGCGGACGGCTTCCTGTACTTCGCGGGACGCACGGACGACCGGCTGCGGGTGGACAGCGAGAACCTCGCCGCCGCGTTGATCGAGAACATCCTGGCCCGGTGGCCGGACGCGGCGGGGGTGGCGGTCTACGCGGTGCCGGACCCGGTGGCGGGCGATCAGGTGATGGCGGCGGTCGCGTTGCGGGACGGCGTCTCGTTCGATCCGGTGGGATTCGGGGATTTCCTTGCGTCGCAGCCGGACTTGGGTACCAAGATGGCGCCGCGCTTCGTGAGGGTGCTGCGGCAGCTGCCGGTGACCGCGACGAACAAGATCCACCGCGTGGCGCTGCGGCGCGAGGGCTTCGGCAACGGCGAGGGCAGCGGCGAGGTGTGGTGGGCGGAGCCGGGCAGGAGCGGCTACCGCCGGCTGACGGAGGCGGACAGGACGACGCTGCTGGACCAGTACGGGCACCACGGCAGGGCGGGTCTGCTCACGACCTGA
- a CDS encoding lytic polysaccharide monooxygenase auxiliary activity family 9 protein: MRKKICAGVVGLVVAGTTMLATGSASSHGYTDSPISRQKLCANRTVANCGEIIYEPQSAEGPKGFPAAGPADGTICAGGNSRFAQLDDPRDGTWPTTKVSSGQNYTFRWQFTAMHATTDFKYYITKNGWNPSQKLTRASLESQPFLTIPYNGQRPPSTLSHSGTLPSKSGRHLILAVWTVHDTVNAFYACSDVQF; the protein is encoded by the coding sequence ATGCGCAAGAAGATATGCGCGGGCGTGGTCGGCCTCGTAGTGGCGGGCACCACCATGCTCGCGACCGGCAGCGCCAGCAGCCATGGCTACACCGACTCGCCCATCAGCCGCCAGAAACTATGCGCCAACCGCACGGTCGCCAACTGTGGCGAGATCATCTACGAACCCCAGAGCGCCGAAGGCCCCAAGGGCTTCCCGGCGGCGGGTCCGGCCGACGGAACGATCTGCGCCGGTGGCAACAGCCGCTTCGCGCAGCTCGACGACCCGCGCGACGGCACCTGGCCCACCACCAAGGTCTCCTCGGGGCAGAACTACACCTTCCGGTGGCAGTTCACCGCCATGCACGCGACGACCGACTTCAAGTACTACATCACCAAGAACGGCTGGAATCCGAGCCAGAAGCTCACCCGTGCCTCGCTCGAGTCGCAGCCGTTCCTGACCATCCCGTACAACGGCCAGCGCCCGCCGTCCACGCTCAGCCACTCCGGGACGCTGCCGTCGAAGTCCGGCCGGCATCTGATCCTCGCGGTGTGGACGGTGCACGACACCGTCAACGCCTTCTATGCCTGCTCGGATGTTCAGTTCTGA
- a CDS encoding SPFH domain-containing protein yields MNTTTPEPDGTVPSDSPRHTPVIAQEVTTEIPVHLLFREDDSLPLAPRSAVVGWRHGTGEQPKVGRRTAVPRSAVVPPRPAPPVDPDLVERAAPALPGWTGVVAGLCALAGIGALLWGVGALPGRLTRLLGLPSYPFNGIGIGLWCLLTLGVVLALFAFGGLGCGRVGHAWVLTIFGDYQGSVRRTGLVWVNPLLLRRGVDVRLRHWRSEPMPAVDADGTALRVVVLVVWRVKDTARAALGVEDHENYLSEQVEAAMARVLSQLPADAFHEDAPTLRDAEAVGDALTRLLSAECAPVGIELFSAQPTGIEYAPEVAVAMQRRRIAAIDAKHRDSELTSVVKAVDDAVNRLTGRGLVALDDHERKALVKDLTVAFHQGGSGPAEGA; encoded by the coding sequence ATGAACACCACGACCCCGGAGCCGGACGGCACCGTGCCGTCCGACAGCCCGCGGCACACCCCGGTCATCGCCCAGGAGGTCACCACCGAGATCCCGGTGCATCTCCTCTTCCGCGAAGACGACTCCCTGCCGCTCGCCCCGCGGTCCGCCGTCGTCGGGTGGCGGCACGGCACCGGCGAGCAGCCGAAGGTCGGCCGCAGAACCGCGGTGCCGCGGTCCGCTGTCGTCCCACCGCGGCCCGCGCCGCCCGTCGATCCGGACCTGGTCGAGCGGGCCGCGCCCGCGCTGCCCGGCTGGACCGGGGTGGTCGCCGGGCTGTGCGCGCTGGCCGGGATCGGCGCGTTGCTGTGGGGGGTCGGAGCGCTGCCGGGCAGGTTGACGAGGCTGCTCGGGCTGCCCTCGTATCCCTTCAACGGCATCGGGATCGGGCTGTGGTGCCTGCTTACGCTGGGCGTGGTGCTGGCGCTCTTCGCCTTCGGCGGGCTGGGATGCGGCCGGGTCGGACACGCCTGGGTGCTGACGATCTTCGGCGACTACCAGGGGAGTGTGCGGCGTACGGGGCTGGTGTGGGTCAATCCGTTGCTGCTGCGCCGCGGGGTCGACGTGCGGCTGCGGCACTGGCGCAGCGAACCGATGCCGGCGGTCGACGCGGACGGCACGGCGCTGCGCGTCGTGGTGCTCGTGGTGTGGCGGGTCAAGGACACCGCGCGGGCGGCGCTCGGCGTCGAGGACCACGAGAACTATCTGAGCGAGCAGGTCGAGGCGGCGATGGCGCGGGTGCTCTCGCAGCTGCCGGCCGATGCCTTCCACGAGGACGCACCCACCCTGCGCGATGCCGAGGCGGTCGGCGACGCGCTGACGCGTCTGCTGTCGGCGGAGTGCGCTCCGGTGGGGATCGAGCTCTTCTCGGCGCAACCGACGGGGATCGAGTACGCGCCGGAGGTGGCGGTCGCGATGCAGCGCCGACGGATCGCCGCGATCGACGCCAAGCACCGGGACAGCGAGCTGACTTCGGTGGTGAAGGCGGTGGACGACGCGGTGAACCGGCTCACCGGGCGTGGGCTCGTCGCGCTCGACGACCACGAGCGCAAGGCTCTGGTCAAGGACCTCACCGTCGCCTTCCATCAAGGGGGTTCGGGGCCCGCGGAAGGTGCGTGA
- a CDS encoding peptidoglycan-binding protein, translated as MTVPVFEEYEPAADCGCAGCAQQRRILAAGGHPNAHGLRRALAVLATAGVVLGSGGAGVADAVGPAAAGTARPGEAVDAQATADPVPVTEQGRSGPLHGPTGKSATAAAPLRKTTRAEIINRAKKWVSAGVPYSMELYWTDGYRQDCSGYVSMAWGLAGNEWTGSLAEYATLITREELQPGDILLFHNPDNPTRGSHVVLFGGWTDYTHTSYIAYEQVKPQARRQATPLAYWTNSSKYLPYRYKGLSGGVVEAPSVATVPGTGANPGTAANPGTAANPGTGANPGTGANPVTGAYPGRTAFGPGANNKYVTRLAELLSSRGGKHFYPQGPESRWDDMDRLATQAFQLSQGWQGAEADGMPGPGTWRLLVTKKGRNIIGGASGPGGKSAVAPAYPGRGYFLPGRSSSHVTQLGRQLVKRGYGKHYTSGPGPAWSEADRRNVEAFQQAQGWRGAAADGFPGPETWRRLFA; from the coding sequence ATGACCGTGCCGGTGTTCGAGGAGTACGAGCCCGCGGCCGACTGCGGCTGCGCGGGCTGTGCCCAGCAGCGCCGCATCCTCGCGGCCGGAGGCCACCCGAACGCGCACGGCTTACGCCGGGCGCTGGCCGTGCTCGCCACGGCGGGCGTGGTGCTCGGCAGCGGTGGGGCAGGAGTGGCGGACGCCGTCGGCCCCGCGGCTGCCGGTACCGCGCGGCCGGGCGAGGCCGTCGACGCGCAAGCCACCGCCGACCCGGTGCCCGTGACCGAGCAGGGCCGCAGCGGACCGCTGCACGGACCCACGGGCAAGTCGGCCACGGCCGCCGCGCCGCTGCGCAAGACGACCCGGGCCGAGATCATCAACCGGGCCAAGAAATGGGTGAGCGCGGGGGTCCCGTACAGCATGGAGCTGTACTGGACCGACGGATACCGCCAGGACTGCTCGGGCTATGTCTCGATGGCATGGGGTCTGGCAGGCAACGAGTGGACGGGGAGCCTCGCCGAGTACGCCACCCTGATCACGCGCGAGGAGCTGCAGCCCGGCGACATTCTGCTCTTCCACAACCCGGACAATCCGACCCGGGGCTCGCATGTCGTGCTCTTCGGCGGCTGGACCGACTACACGCACACCTCCTACATCGCGTACGAGCAGGTGAAGCCGCAGGCCCGTAGGCAGGCCACGCCCTTGGCGTACTGGACCAACTCCAGCAAGTACCTGCCCTACCGCTACAAGGGCCTCAGCGGCGGCGTGGTGGAAGCGCCGTCCGTCGCCACCGTTCCGGGGACGGGCGCCAATCCCGGGACGGCCGCCAACCCGGGGACAGCCGCCAACCCTGGGACGGGCGCCAATCCTGGGACGGGCGCCAACCCCGTCACGGGCGCCTATCCGGGGAGGACGGCCTTCGGACCCGGTGCGAACAACAAGTACGTCACCCGGCTCGCCGAGCTGCTCTCCAGCCGCGGCGGAAAGCACTTCTACCCCCAGGGACCCGAATCGCGCTGGGACGACATGGACCGACTGGCCACGCAGGCGTTCCAGCTCTCCCAGGGCTGGCAGGGCGCGGAGGCGGACGGGATGCCGGGGCCGGGCACCTGGCGGCTGCTGGTGACCAAGAAGGGCCGGAACATCATCGGTGGGGCGAGCGGGCCCGGTGGTAAGAGCGCGGTCGCGCCCGCCTACCCGGGGCGCGGCTACTTCCTTCCCGGCCGGTCCAGTAGTCACGTCACCCAGCTCGGCCGGCAGCTGGTGAAGCGCGGCTACGGCAAGCACTACACATCGGGGCCCGGACCGGCATGGAGCGAGGCGGACCGGCGCAATGTCGAGGCGTTCCAGCAGGCCCAGGGCTGGCGCGGCGCCGCGGCCGACGGCTTCCCGGGACCCGAGACCTGGCGGCGGCTCTTCGCCTGA